AGGCGCTCGAGGGCGACGCCCAGTGGACGCAGTCGATCCTCGACCTCATGGAGGCCGTGGACGACAACGTGCCGGACCCGGTGCGCGACAAGGACAAGCCCTTCCTCATGCCCGTCGAGGACGTCTTCACGATCACCGGTCGTGGCACCGTCGTCACGGGTCGTGCCGAGCGCGGCACCCTCGCGATCAACTCCGAGGTCGAGATCGTCGGCATCCGCCCGACGCAGAAGACCACGGTCACCGGTATCGAGATGTTCCACAAGCAGCTCGACGAGGCCTGGGCCGGCGAGAACTGCGGTCTGCTCCTCCGCGGCACCAAGCGCGAGGACGTCGAGCGCGGCCAGGTCGTCGTGAAGCCGGGCTCGGTCACCCCTCACACGAACTTCGAGGGCACCGCGTACATCCTCTCGAAGGACGAGGGCGGCCGTCACAACCCGTTCTACGCGAACTACCGTCCGCAGTTCTACTTCCGCACCACGGACGTCACCGGCGTCATCACGCTGCCCGAGGGCACCGAGATGGTCATGCCCGGCGACACCACCGACATGTCGGTCGAGCTCATCCAGCCGATCGCCATGGAGGAGGGCCTCGGCTTCGCGATCCGCGAGGGCGGGCGCACCGTCGGCGCCGGCAAGGTGACGAAGATCAACAAGTAGTTCCCATCAGGACCTCGTCCTGACGAACTCCCGGAGAGGGGGTCGGGCCTTCGGGCCCGGCCCCCTCTCCGCATCTCGCGCCGTCGCTCGCGTTCCGCCCCCGAACTGGGGGGCGCTCCGAGGTTGTTCGCAGCTTCGGCGCGGGGTGATACTTCGGGCAATGCTCGCGTTCTGCGGGCATCCGACTCCTTCACCGAGAGCACCGTCGTGACGACTTCCATGCCCGGCCGCCTCGCGGCCCTGCTGACTGCGGCAGCCGTCGCGGCATCCGTCCTGATCCCCGTCGCCTCCGCGTCCGCGGCGTCCGAGCGCGCGAGCGCCGCTGCGGCGCAGCCGGCGAACCTGGAGGTGACGGGCTACCTGACCCGCACCTCGGAGCACGTGCACGGGCACGATCGCGAGCTCGGCGAGACGCCGCTCTTCCGCGTCGTCGGCAAGGGCTACCTGCGCGTCGACGTCTCGGGTGTCGAGCTCGGCGCCGGTGCAGCCGGCAAGCTCACGCTCGGCCTCGCCGCGCCCGCGACGGTCGCCGCGATCGACGATGCGGACGCGCGCTTCGAGGCCCTCGCCGCGGCGAGCTTCGACACCCCGGTGAAGGTCGTCGACATCGCCGAGTCGGGCCTGAAGACGAAGGGCCTCGTCAACCAGACGCCGGCCGCGGCCGCGCGGCACAAGGTGTACGCGGTGCTCGTCACGCCGAAGAACGTCGACCAGACGCGCTCGCCCGCCGACCAGACGGTCGCTGCGGTCAAGGCCTCGGTCGCGCACTCCGACGAGTACTGGATGCAGCAGTCCGGCGGCAAGGTCGGCTTCGACCTCGTCGGCACGGTGCCGCTCTACAACAGCGCCTACAGCTGCGATGTCGACGTCGAGGTCAACGCCGACCGGATCTGGGCGGAGGCCGCGAAGAAGGCGACCGCCGAGCTGGGCTACCAGGACGCGCAGAACGCGCACCTCGCGCTGTTCTTCCCCTCGGCCGCCGACTGCGGCGGCGCGATCGGCCTCGGCACGATCGGCTGGGGGATCAACACGGGCGGCCTGACCTGGACGATCGGCACGGACGCGCTCATCGAGCAGGCGACGCTCGCCCACGAGCTCGGCCACAACCTCTCCTTCGGCCACGCCAGCTGGCTGGACTGCGCGGCGACCGCGCCCCAGCCCGGCGTCGCGGCCACCGGCTCCTTCTGCCAGGTGAAGCACTACGGCGACGTCTCGGACGTCATGGGCTATGGGCTCACCGAGACCACGGGCGGAGCGCTCTCGAGCCCCAGCGCCATCCGCGCGAACCTCTGGAACGCAGCCGACTACGCCGTCACCTCGCCGGGCTCGACCACGAGCCACACGCTCAACTCGGTCAGCTCGAACACCGGCAAGCGCGCCGTCGTCGTGCAGGCGGCGGATGGCGTCGAGTACTTCGTCGAGTACCGCAACCGCACCGACGAGGACGCGCCGCTCGCGGCCGGCTACGACTGCCCCGACCAGACCGAGCCCGAGCTCCACTGCACCGCGCCCGCCACGGACGGCATCCGCGTGCTGCGGGTCGCGCCCTCGGACGTGAAGGGCTTCCCGGGCGACGACAGCTACCTCATCGGCCGCCGTCCGGTGCCGTCGCAGGGCCTCCAGGTGCGCACGAACTACGTCGCGGGCGAGACCTTCGCGACTCAGGGCGTCTCGGTCAACGTGACCGCGGTGAGCGGCGCGACGGCGACCGTCTCGGTCACGGCGCCCAGCCTGATCCCGCGCAATGACGAGGTCTACATCCAGCCGACCGCGAGCTATGACGGGAAGATGCGCGTCGGCGACACCTGGACCGCGATCCTCGGCGACAGCTGGCGTGGCGCGAGCCCGAGCTTCCAGTGGTACCGCGCGACGAGCAGCACCAAGGTCGCGATCGCGGGCGCCACGGGCCGGAGCTACAAGCTCACGACCTCCGACCTCGGCCGCTACATCAGCGTCGTCGCCAGCGTCGCCGGCGCGCCCTCCGTCTCCCACCCCGGCACGCAGTACGCGGGCTACGGACCGATCTCGGCGGGTGTCGTCGAGCGCGGGTACGTCTCGATCGACGCGAGCGAGACACCGCTCAAGGCCGTACTCGAAGGCTGGCGCACGGGAGGCGAGAGCTTCATGTACCAGTGGTACCGCAGCGGCGAGGCGATCTCGGGCGCCACCTCGTCGACCTACACGCCTTCGACGAAAGACGCCGGAGGTGCGCGACTGCGCGTCCGCGTGACCGCCTCGAAGTCCGGCTACACCTCGATCAGCGCCTACTCCGCCTACGGCGACT
The Homoserinibacter sp. YIM 151385 DNA segment above includes these coding regions:
- the tuf gene encoding elongation factor Tu, which gives rise to MAKAKFERTKPHVNIGTIGHVDHGKTTLTAAISKTLAEKYPSDVNVLRDFASIDSAPEERQRGITINISHVEYETPKRHYAHVDAPGHADYIKNMITGAAQMDGAILVVAATDGPMAQTREHVLLAKQVGVPYLLVALNKSDMVDDEEILELVELEVRELLSSQDFDGDNAPVVRVSGLKALEGDAQWTQSILDLMEAVDDNVPDPVRDKDKPFLMPVEDVFTITGRGTVVTGRAERGTLAINSEVEIVGIRPTQKTTVTGIEMFHKQLDEAWAGENCGLLLRGTKREDVERGQVVVKPGSVTPHTNFEGTAYILSKDEGGRHNPFYANYRPQFYFRTTDVTGVITLPEGTEMVMPGDTTDMSVELIQPIAMEEGLGFAIREGGRTVGAGKVTKINK
- a CDS encoding zinc-dependent metalloprotease family protein, producing the protein MTTSMPGRLAALLTAAAVAASVLIPVASASAASERASAAAAQPANLEVTGYLTRTSEHVHGHDRELGETPLFRVVGKGYLRVDVSGVELGAGAAGKLTLGLAAPATVAAIDDADARFEALAAASFDTPVKVVDIAESGLKTKGLVNQTPAAAARHKVYAVLVTPKNVDQTRSPADQTVAAVKASVAHSDEYWMQQSGGKVGFDLVGTVPLYNSAYSCDVDVEVNADRIWAEAAKKATAELGYQDAQNAHLALFFPSAADCGGAIGLGTIGWGINTGGLTWTIGTDALIEQATLAHELGHNLSFGHASWLDCAATAPQPGVAATGSFCQVKHYGDVSDVMGYGLTETTGGALSSPSAIRANLWNAADYAVTSPGSTTSHTLNSVSSNTGKRAVVVQAADGVEYFVEYRNRTDEDAPLAAGYDCPDQTEPELHCTAPATDGIRVLRVAPSDVKGFPGDDSYLIGRRPVPSQGLQVRTNYVAGETFATQGVSVNVTAVSGATATVSVTAPSLIPRNDEVYIQPTASYDGKMRVGDTWTAILGDSWRGASPSFQWYRATSSTKVAIAGATGRSYKLTTSDLGRYISVVASVAGAPSVSHPGTQYAGYGPISAGVVERGYVSIDASETPLKAVLEGWRTGGESFMYQWYRSGEAISGATSSTYTPSTKDAGGARLRVRVTASKSGYTSISAYSAYGDFSLTKVGTGAAAISGDVRVGSTLTASSSVVTTPASTPKYQWYRGSKAISGATASTYMPTSSDYGFTLRVRALHTAPGRAPLAVYSPYTAKVAAGVLEGSRALPIVTQSSTKLTAALVPGSITTPSVKLSYQWYRDSSAISKATSSSYTMTGSDYGHTVSVRVTVSKTAYSTVRMYSEKIDYSIYPSEKIVISGIAKVGETLTATQPDWNADLAEGYPAYRWYRSGTAISGATSPSYTLTASDYGKTITAKVTARATGRLSYVKSTSGTAKVGRGSIPAETPTVIYDGTRLQASYSAETAVKAAYQWYRGTKAIKGATKSTYTTSTPVGVKVKVTLSKKAYTTRAWTVEYIPAP